One region of Mucilaginibacter sp. 14171R-50 genomic DNA includes:
- a CDS encoding purine-nucleoside phosphorylase, producing MLESILHTTEYIKNRIGDFEPEAGIILGTGLGALVNEITVEKQLMYSNIPDFPISTLEFHSGKLIFGVLGGKKVVAMQGRLHYYEGYTMQQITFPVRVMKMLGIKTLFVSNASGSLNPVIKKGDLMIIEDHINLQPFNPLTGRNNEGLGPRFPDMSQPYRHDLVDKGLAIAKANNITCHKGVYVAVTGPNLETRAEYKYLRIIGGDIVGMSTVPEVIVANHMGLPVFAISVITDEGFTEVLTPVSLEEILTVAREAEPKLTVILKELIAGL from the coding sequence ATGTTAGAGAGCATATTACACACCACTGAATATATAAAAAATCGCATTGGCGATTTTGAACCCGAAGCAGGTATTATTTTGGGTACCGGCCTTGGCGCCCTGGTGAACGAGATAACGGTCGAAAAACAACTGATGTATTCGAATATTCCCGATTTCCCGATATCAACGCTTGAGTTCCATTCAGGTAAACTGATATTTGGGGTGCTTGGGGGTAAAAAGGTTGTGGCCATGCAGGGCCGTTTGCATTATTACGAGGGCTACACCATGCAGCAGATCACCTTTCCGGTAAGGGTGATGAAAATGCTGGGCATAAAAACGCTTTTCGTATCAAACGCCAGCGGTTCGCTAAACCCGGTGATCAAAAAAGGCGATCTGATGATCATTGAAGATCATATAAACCTGCAGCCTTTTAACCCGCTTACCGGCCGTAATAACGAAGGGCTTGGGCCGCGTTTCCCGGATATGAGTCAACCTTATCGCCACGATCTGGTAGATAAAGGCCTCGCCATTGCAAAAGCAAACAATATTACCTGCCATAAAGGAGTTTATGTTGCGGTTACAGGCCCCAATTTAGAAACACGCGCCGAGTATAAATACCTGCGTATAATAGGCGGCGATATTGTAGGTATGAGCACCGTGCCCGAGGTTATTGTTGCCAACCACATGGGCCTGCCGGTATTTGCCATATCGGTAATTACCGACGAGGGTTTCACCGAGGTACTTACACCGGTATCGCTCGAAGAAATATTGACCGTGGCCCGCGAAGCCGAACCGAAACTGACCGTGATACTAAAAGAATTAATAGCAGGGCTTTAA
- the lpxK gene encoding tetraacyldisaccharide 4'-kinase, whose product MQYLRWLLFPFSLLYGLAVIIRNWCYDAGLFKSREFKLPVIGVGNLEVGGAGKSPMTEYLIRLLKDDYKLATLSRGYGRNTKGFITADDAATATQIGDEPAQFKQKFPDITVAVCEDRAAGIVKLQNSRDIIVLDDAFQHRRVKPGLSILLFDYKHLQGPKILLPAGNLREPFSGRWRADVMVVTKCPEGLTEAEMTRCYESIAPLNWQPLFFTSIAYQPLQDMQGKPVDTVIDADTTVFLITGIANPKPLVQHIRQSGANIIHHNYHDHHRFSLKNIAKLAGEFSACRVRKKVIITTEKDAQRLGIHEMLPAVKQLPILVLPIGVHFLNNGQQHFDKLIKDYVREHITHH is encoded by the coding sequence ATGCAATACCTGCGCTGGCTTTTATTCCCTTTTTCGTTGCTTTATGGCCTGGCGGTTATTATCCGTAACTGGTGTTACGATGCGGGGTTGTTTAAATCACGGGAGTTTAAACTGCCGGTAATAGGCGTAGGGAACCTGGAGGTGGGTGGTGCAGGCAAAAGCCCCATGACGGAGTACCTTATCCGCCTGTTAAAAGACGATTACAAATTGGCTACGCTAAGCAGAGGGTACGGACGCAATACCAAAGGTTTTATAACCGCCGATGATGCCGCCACGGCCACGCAAATAGGGGACGAGCCCGCGCAATTCAAACAAAAGTTTCCGGATATTACCGTTGCCGTATGCGAAGACAGGGCCGCAGGGATAGTTAAGCTTCAAAACAGCCGCGATATTATTGTATTGGATGATGCCTTTCAGCACCGGCGGGTTAAGCCGGGCTTAAGCATTTTACTTTTTGATTATAAACATTTGCAGGGGCCAAAAATATTGCTGCCCGCCGGTAACCTGCGCGAACCTTTTAGCGGCAGGTGGCGCGCCGATGTGATGGTGGTAACTAAATGCCCGGAGGGGTTGACCGAAGCGGAAATGACCCGCTGCTATGAAAGTATCGCACCTTTGAACTGGCAGCCCCTGTTTTTTACATCGATTGCCTACCAGCCGTTGCAGGATATGCAGGGTAAGCCGGTAGATACTGTTATTGATGCCGATACAACAGTGTTTTTAATTACCGGTATTGCCAATCCAAAACCGTTGGTACAGCACATCAGGCAATCCGGCGCAAATATCATTCACCACAATTATCACGATCATCACCGGTTTAGCTTAAAAAATATCGCTAAACTTGCCGGCGAATTCTCTGCCTGCAGGGTGCGAAAAAAAGTTATTATCACAACAGAAAAGGATGCTCAGCGTTTAGGGATACACGAGATGTTGCCGGCCGTTAAACAATTGCCAATTTTAGTACTGCCTATAGGGGTTCACTTTTTAAATAACGGGCAGCAGCACTTTGATAAATTAATAAAGGATTATGTTAGAGAGCATATTACACACCACTGA
- a CDS encoding serine hydrolase has protein sequence MKYLAFIFLIFCTLTAFAQTDKKLTAQLQTAVKGFNGQVGIYVQNLKTGKSAAINADTLFPTASMIKVSILSGLMDKIEKGEMQYNQKLVYRDSLLYPGEDILGSFKDKDTIQLSKVALLMITMSDNTASTWLQKLVGGDYINTWLEQNGFKVMRVNSRIPARRAIWEIYGWGVTTPLEMCRLFTMIRTGKVVSPAASERMYRMLNRIYWDDKALSQVPPYVQTISKQGAVDASKSETVLVNAPHGDYVFSVITKNNKDQRWVPDNEADLLIKKVSALLWHYFEPHSKWQPAAGVDKYMFNE, from the coding sequence ATGAAGTACCTTGCATTTATCTTCCTGATTTTTTGTACCCTAACTGCCTTCGCTCAAACCGACAAAAAATTAACCGCTCAATTACAAACCGCTGTTAAAGGTTTTAACGGGCAGGTAGGCATATACGTGCAAAATTTAAAAACAGGCAAGTCGGCTGCTATAAATGCCGATACGTTGTTCCCTACTGCCAGCATGATCAAAGTAAGCATTTTAAGCGGCCTGATGGACAAGATAGAAAAAGGCGAAATGCAGTACAACCAAAAACTTGTGTATCGCGATTCGCTGTTGTACCCGGGCGAAGATATCCTCGGTTCGTTTAAGGATAAGGATACCATACAGCTTAGCAAGGTTGCCCTGCTGATGATAACCATGAGTGATAATACCGCCAGCACATGGCTGCAAAAACTGGTGGGCGGCGATTACATCAACACCTGGCTGGAACAGAACGGCTTTAAAGTAATGCGGGTAAATTCGCGCATACCGGCGCGCAGGGCAATTTGGGAAATATACGGCTGGGGCGTAACCACCCCGCTCGAAATGTGCCGGTTATTTACCATGATAAGAACGGGCAAGGTTGTAAGCCCGGCAGCAAGCGAGCGCATGTACCGCATGCTGAACAGGATCTACTGGGACGATAAGGCCCTGTCGCAGGTACCGCCTTATGTGCAAACCATATCCAAACAGGGTGCGGTTGATGCATCAAAATCTGAGACGGTACTGGTGAACGCCCCGCACGGCGACTACGTATTCTCTGTTATCACCAAAAACAATAAGGACCAGCGATGGGTGCCCGATAACGAGGCAGATCTGCTCATTAAAAAAGTATCGGCACTGTTATGGCATTATTTTGAACCCCATAGCAAGTGGCAGCCCGCGGCTGGTGTGGATAAATACATGTTTAACGAATAA
- a CDS encoding VOC family protein, whose translation MNDYKIPAQTRIGHVHLKVSDLKRSMAFYCDLLGFELITMYGDQAAFISAGGYHHHIGLNTWHSKGASPAPEYAPGLYHTAILYPERKDLAEILQRLIDAKYSITGAADHGVSEAIYLNDPDQNGVELYWDRPRDKWPLDEQGNITMYTRQLDIPGLLALLK comes from the coding sequence ATGAACGATTATAAAATACCAGCCCAAACCCGTATTGGCCATGTGCACTTAAAGGTGAGCGACCTGAAAAGGTCGATGGCTTTTTATTGCGACCTGCTGGGCTTCGAATTGATAACCATGTACGGCGACCAGGCAGCCTTTATATCCGCCGGCGGTTACCACCATCATATCGGGTTAAATACCTGGCACAGCAAGGGCGCTTCACCGGCACCCGAATATGCACCCGGTTTATATCATACGGCTATACTATATCCCGAACGGAAGGACCTTGCTGAAATACTGCAACGATTGATCGATGCTAAATACAGCATCACCGGCGCTGCCGACCATGGCGTATCTGAGGCCATATACCTCAATGATCCTGACCAGAACGGTGTTGAGTTATACTGGGACAGGCCCCGCGATAAGTGGCCACTGGATGAGCAGGGCAATATCACCATGTACACCCGCCAGCTGGATATCCCCGGTTTGCTTGCCTTGCTTAAATAA
- the yihA gene encoding ribosome biogenesis GTP-binding protein YihA/YsxC, translating to MIIKSADFICSNTQISKLPPPLKPEYAFIGRSNVGKSSLINMLTQKKGLAKTSQTPGKTQLINHFLVNDTWYIVDLPGYGYAKVSKSKKADWNKFIQTYLDKRESLQCVMVLIDSRLEPQKIDLEFCSWLGEKGLPFVTVFTKADKQSSIKTDQNIAKFRKALLGFFEEVPQHFVTSAESMQGRDEVLGFISSINQGFEVPEFDEERYS from the coding sequence ATGATCATTAAATCAGCCGATTTTATTTGCAGCAATACCCAGATATCAAAATTGCCGCCTCCCTTAAAGCCGGAGTATGCTTTCATTGGCCGCAGTAACGTGGGTAAATCGTCCCTGATAAATATGCTCACCCAAAAAAAGGGACTGGCAAAAACCTCGCAAACGCCGGGTAAAACACAGCTTATCAATCATTTTTTAGTTAACGACACCTGGTATATCGTGGATCTGCCGGGTTATGGCTACGCAAAAGTATCAAAAAGCAAAAAGGCGGATTGGAACAAATTTATCCAAACCTACCTTGATAAGCGCGAGAGCCTGCAATGCGTAATGGTTTTGATAGACAGCCGATTAGAGCCGCAGAAAATAGACCTTGAATTTTGCAGCTGGCTCGGCGAAAAAGGCCTGCCGTTTGTTACCGTGTTTACCAAGGCCGATAAACAAAGCAGCATAAAAACCGACCAGAACATAGCCAAATTTCGCAAAGCTCTATTAGGTTTTTTTGAAGAGGTGCCGCAGCATTTCGTCACCTCGGCCGAAAGCATGCAGGGCCGCGATGAAGTACTGGGCTTTATAAGCAGCATAAACCAGGGCTTTGAAGTGCCGGAGTTTGACGAGGAAAGATATAGTTGA
- a CDS encoding UbiA-like polyprenyltransferase, translating into MKKYLSLVTFTHTIFAMPFAFIGFFLAVTTTDHRFEWQKLAMMLLCMVFARNSAMAFNRYLDRNIDAKNPRTKQRDIPSGRISPAAALTFTLVNCGLFILTTWFINPLCFYLSPVALLVVLGYSATKRFTALCHMVLGLGLSLAPIGAYLVVTGAFALTPVFFSLSVLCWVSGFDIIYALQDEDFDREQQLHSIPAWLGKVNALRLSTFLHVLSSIFIIMPVFYTTVGLLYYIGIGFFCAMLIYQHLLVKPNDLSRVNLAFMTTNGIASVVFAAFFLLDRVWMR; encoded by the coding sequence ATGAAAAAGTATTTATCATTAGTAACTTTTACGCATACCATTTTTGCCATGCCATTTGCCTTTATCGGCTTCTTTTTGGCGGTAACCACAACTGACCATAGGTTTGAATGGCAAAAGCTGGCCATGATGCTGCTTTGTATGGTGTTTGCCCGCAACTCGGCTATGGCCTTTAACCGCTACCTGGACAGAAATATAGATGCCAAAAACCCACGCACCAAACAGCGCGATATCCCGTCAGGCAGGATCAGTCCGGCGGCGGCATTAACGTTTACCCTGGTAAACTGCGGCCTGTTTATATTAACAACATGGTTTATTAACCCGCTGTGTTTTTACCTGTCGCCAGTAGCATTGCTGGTGGTGTTAGGTTACAGCGCTACCAAACGCTTTACGGCGCTTTGCCATATGGTTTTAGGTTTGGGTTTATCCCTCGCCCCTATCGGCGCGTACCTGGTGGTTACCGGTGCATTTGCTTTAACACCCGTATTCTTCTCGCTTTCGGTTTTATGCTGGGTAAGCGGCTTTGATATTATCTACGCCCTGCAGGACGAAGATTTCGACCGCGAACAACAACTGCATTCCATACCGGCCTGGCTGGGTAAGGTAAATGCGCTAAGGCTTTCCACTTTTCTTCATGTTCTTTCTTCAATATTTATCATCATGCCGGTATTCTATACCACCGTGGGGTTATTATATTACATTGGTATCGGTTTCTTTTGTGCTATGCTCATCTATCAGCACCTGCTGGTAAAACCAAATGATCTGAGCCGTGTAAATCTAGCCTTTATGACCACCAACGGTATCGCCAGCGTGGTGTTCGCTGCCTTTTTCTTGTTAGATAGGGTGTGGATGCGGTAA
- a CDS encoding M3 family oligoendopeptidase codes for MIHKKTRTYIPANLEIKWETLEPIYKELLARPINSVEELEQWLKDCSELQAALEEDFAWRYIRMTCDTMSEELLQSFQYFATEIEPKTAPYNNELNKKLVSNKYVGQLNEEKFYIMLRAVRKQLELFREENIPLQTEIQVEQQKYQSITGAMSVHIGEKEYTLEQASVFLKDTDRSKRQEVWEKITARRLQEKTVLDTLFDHLRALRHKVALNAGFENFRDYMFQALGRFDYTPQDCYAFHAAIETEVVPILREQAEKRKQALGVDTLKPWDMEVDPLGRPALKPFNSGAELVEKSIQCFSNINRYLGERLEIMKDNNLFDVESRKGKAPGGYNYPLSETGAPFIFMNSANTFRDLTTMVHEGGHAVHTFLTADLELNDFKHCPSEVAELASMSMELISMDNWDVYFDNEEDLKRAKRDQLVDVLKTLPWVAVVDQFQHWIYTNPDHTDAERTEAWLKIYEPFGAGFADWSGHAEAEQNLWQKQLHIFEVPFYYIEYGMAQLGAIAVWKNYKENPEKGLQQYLDALKLGYTKTITEIYETAGIKFDFSAGYVKELAEFVKAEMDKI; via the coding sequence ATGATCCATAAAAAAACAAGAACATATATCCCGGCTAACCTAGAAATTAAGTGGGAAACGCTGGAACCTATTTACAAGGAACTACTGGCCCGCCCCATCAATTCGGTTGAAGAACTGGAGCAATGGCTAAAGGACTGCAGCGAACTACAGGCTGCCCTTGAAGAAGATTTTGCCTGGCGCTACATCCGCATGACCTGCGATACCATGAGTGAAGAATTGCTGCAAAGCTTTCAGTATTTTGCTACCGAAATAGAGCCAAAAACCGCGCCTTATAATAACGAGCTGAATAAAAAGCTGGTTAGTAACAAATACGTTGGCCAACTGAACGAAGAGAAATTCTACATTATGCTGCGTGCGGTACGTAAGCAATTAGAGCTTTTCCGCGAAGAGAACATTCCGCTGCAAACCGAGATACAGGTAGAGCAGCAAAAGTACCAGTCGATAACCGGCGCTATGTCGGTTCATATTGGCGAGAAAGAATATACGCTTGAACAGGCTTCCGTTTTTCTGAAAGATACCGACCGCAGCAAAAGGCAGGAAGTTTGGGAAAAGATTACCGCCCGCCGCCTGCAGGAAAAAACGGTACTTGATACCTTGTTTGACCACCTGCGTGCCCTGCGCCATAAAGTAGCGCTAAACGCCGGGTTCGAGAACTTCCGCGATTATATGTTCCAGGCGCTGGGTCGTTTTGATTATACCCCCCAGGACTGTTACGCTTTCCACGCGGCTATAGAAACTGAGGTAGTGCCCATCCTGCGGGAGCAGGCCGAAAAACGTAAACAGGCTTTAGGCGTTGATACGCTTAAGCCCTGGGATATGGAAGTGGACCCATTAGGCCGACCCGCGCTTAAGCCTTTCAACAGCGGTGCCGAGTTGGTAGAAAAATCTATCCAGTGCTTCAGCAATATCAACCGCTATCTGGGCGAGCGTTTAGAGATCATGAAAGATAATAACCTGTTTGATGTGGAAAGCCGTAAAGGCAAAGCGCCGGGTGGTTATAATTATCCCTTATCAGAAACTGGTGCGCCATTCATCTTCATGAACTCGGCCAACACCTTTCGCGATCTTACGACCATGGTGCACGAGGGCGGCCACGCTGTACATACTTTCCTAACAGCCGATCTGGAGTTGAACGATTTTAAACATTGCCCAAGCGAAGTGGCCGAACTGGCATCCATGTCGATGGAATTGATATCGATGGATAACTGGGACGTATATTTTGATAACGAGGAAGACCTGAAACGCGCCAAACGCGACCAGCTTGTTGATGTACTGAAAACCCTGCCCTGGGTGGCGGTGGTAGATCAGTTTCAGCACTGGATATATACCAACCCCGATCATACCGATGCCGAGCGCACCGAAGCCTGGCTAAAAATTTACGAACCATTTGGCGCCGGATTTGCCGATTGGAGCGGGCACGCCGAGGCCGAGCAAAACCTATGGCAAAAACAGCTGCACATTTTTGAAGTACCATTTTACTACATCGAATATGGGATGGCCCAACTTGGCGCCATAGCAGTTTGGAAAAACTACAAGGAAAACCCCGAAAAAGGCCTGCAGCAATACTTGGATGCCCTGAAACTGGGTTACACCAAAACCATTACGGAAATCTATGAAACCGCCGGCATCAAATTTGATTTCAGCGCGGGCTACGTAAAAGAACTTGCCGAATTTGTAAAGGCCGAGATGGATAAGATATAA
- a CDS encoding phosphatase PAP2 family protein: MNAGAKDVLFKIRYLFIPYVCILCICLVIKLLFTHTEIYFAVNGIHSNFADSIEPYITHIGDGLTVVALAIILVLFNYRASFLVITSYALTAVSAQILKYSFDMPRPKLYFGDQLNKIHFVKGLYILTYHSFPSGHTVTAFSAGVVITYLAKNKAWGAVLLFVAVMVGYSRMYLSQHFFEDVTVGSVVGVLVTVLWLSYIDRKVFINSPRWSRGLLNKGV, translated from the coding sequence ATGAATGCAGGTGCAAAAGATGTTTTGTTTAAAATACGATACCTTTTTATCCCTTATGTATGTATTTTGTGCATTTGCCTGGTTATCAAACTCCTTTTTACCCATACAGAGATATATTTTGCCGTTAACGGTATCCATAGCAACTTTGCCGATAGCATAGAGCCCTATATTACCCATATCGGCGATGGCCTGACAGTTGTAGCGCTTGCCATTATACTGGTGCTGTTTAATTACCGCGCTTCATTTTTAGTAATAACCAGCTATGCCTTAACTGCGGTTTCCGCCCAGATCTTGAAATATAGTTTTGATATGCCGCGCCCCAAATTATACTTTGGCGACCAGTTAAATAAGATACATTTTGTAAAGGGGCTTTATATTTTAACTTACCACAGTTTCCCCTCGGGGCATACGGTAACGGCATTTTCGGCAGGGGTGGTAATTACCTATTTGGCTAAAAACAAAGCATGGGGCGCTGTATTACTTTTTGTGGCCGTAATGGTGGGCTACTCGCGCATGTATTTAAGCCAGCATTTTTTTGAAGATGTTACGGTTGGTTCGGTAGTGGGGGTTTTGGTAACCGTTTTGTGGCTTAGCTATATAGACCGTAAGGTTTTTATAAACAGCCCCCGGTGGAGCCGGGGACTGTTAAACAAAGGTGTTTGA
- a CDS encoding amino acid permease produces MSRSIFRRKSVSKILADVASGFSDSEHSGGPSGLEKALNVKDLTLMGIAAVVGAGIFSTIGEASFQGGPGVSILFVITAITCGFSALCYAEFASRIPVAGSAYTYAYASFGELIAWIIGWDLLMEYAIGNIAVAISWSEYFVNLLEGFNIHMPAYLTLDYFSAFTAHEKIQELTAGGHLAEITDRMRIAASAWATAPGTGNFKLIANIPALAIVFVITYLVYIGIRETKKATNAMVYLKIAIVIIVIVIGFFYVTPANWHPFLPNGFSGVMKGVSGVFFAYIGFDAISTTAEECKNPQKDLPRGMIYSLVICTVLYILIALVLTGMVSYKDLRVGDPLAYVFAKVGLKNISYVISISAVVATASVLLIFQLGQPRIWMSMSRDGLLPKAFSRIHPRFHTPSFATVVTGFVVAVPALFLNLTEVTNLTSIGTLFAFVLVCGGVLLLPRENAVKGKFHLPYINSQWIAPALFVVGVFFFRHNLMNLISGTDLHQKFPYFLFILLSATLAVLAFIKKLSLIPVLGLVSCFYLMAELEYESWIRFLAWLIIGLVIYFSYGYKHSKLGKPENAHLER; encoded by the coding sequence ATGTCGAGAAGTATATTTCGAAGAAAGTCAGTCTCTAAAATATTAGCTGATGTAGCCAGCGGTTTTAGCGACAGTGAACACTCCGGTGGCCCGTCCGGGCTTGAAAAAGCATTAAACGTAAAAGACCTAACCCTGATGGGTATTGCAGCCGTTGTAGGCGCGGGTATATTCTCAACCATTGGCGAGGCTTCCTTTCAGGGAGGGCCGGGAGTAAGTATACTGTTTGTTATTACCGCCATTACCTGCGGGTTTTCGGCTTTATGTTATGCCGAGTTCGCATCGCGCATCCCGGTTGCAGGCAGTGCATACACGTATGCCTATGCATCATTCGGCGAGCTTATTGCCTGGATCATAGGCTGGGATCTGCTGATGGAATACGCCATAGGCAATATAGCGGTAGCCATATCATGGAGCGAGTATTTTGTAAACCTGCTTGAAGGGTTTAATATACACATGCCCGCGTACCTTACTTTAGATTACTTCTCGGCCTTTACCGCTCACGAAAAAATACAGGAGCTTACCGCCGGCGGACACCTTGCCGAAATTACCGACCGGATGCGCATCGCAGCTTCGGCCTGGGCAACCGCGCCTGGAACGGGCAACTTTAAACTGATAGCCAATATACCGGCTTTAGCTATAGTTTTTGTGATAACTTACCTGGTATACATTGGCATACGCGAAACCAAAAAGGCCACTAACGCCATGGTGTACCTAAAAATTGCCATTGTAATTATAGTTATCGTGATAGGCTTTTTTTACGTTACGCCGGCCAACTGGCACCCGTTTTTACCAAACGGTTTTAGCGGGGTAATGAAGGGTGTATCGGGCGTATTTTTTGCCTATATTGGGTTTGATGCCATATCAACTACCGCCGAAGAATGTAAAAACCCGCAAAAGGACCTGCCCCGGGGGATGATCTATTCGTTGGTTATCTGTACCGTTTTATATATACTGATAGCCCTTGTTTTAACAGGTATGGTTAGCTATAAAGACCTTAGGGTTGGCGACCCGCTTGCCTATGTATTTGCCAAGGTTGGATTAAAGAATATAAGCTATGTAATATCCATCAGCGCGGTTGTTGCTACCGCCAGCGTACTGCTCATATTCCAGTTGGGCCAGCCGCGTATCTGGATGAGCATGAGCCGCGACGGGTTATTGCCAAAGGCTTTTTCGCGTATCCATCCCAGGTTTCACACGCCATCGTTTGCTACGGTAGTTACCGGCTTCGTGGTGGCTGTACCGGCCTTATTCTTAAACCTTACCGAGGTTACCAATTTAACCAGTATAGGTACACTGTTTGCCTTTGTGCTGGTGTGCGGTGGGGTATTGTTGCTGCCGCGCGAAAATGCCGTAAAAGGGAAGTTCCATTTGCCGTATATCAATTCGCAGTGGATAGCGCCGGCGCTTTTTGTTGTCGGGGTGTTCTTTTTCAGGCATAACCTGATGAACCTCATTAGCGGTACCGATCTGCACCAAAAGTTCCCTTACTTTTTATTTATCCTATTATCGGCAACGCTTGCTGTGCTGGCGTTTATCAAAAAATTGTCGCTGATACCCGTATTAGGGCTTGTAAGCTGTTTTTACCTGATGGCCGAGTTAGAATATGAAAGCTGGATACGTTTCCTGGCATGGCTTATTATAGGCCTTGTTATTTACTTTAGCTACGGCTATAAACACAGTAAGCTGGGCAAACCTGAAAACGCGCACTTGGAGCGATAG
- a CDS encoding DUF3891 family protein encodes MIANYTEQGWEIITQRAHGVLAAQIAMQWRKNDRPNRWTETLIAIADHDDAQTELEADDLLTPQGGPVDFSMKKFKQEHCMRLHDFSISKSRYIALLTSMHMVFLHKSEALSNPQVRRFLAGQKQLQKQWMKELGITQKEAGEAYGLLEWCDALSLLLAQHHVPPENRVVEVSRGPDNKQYKLSRNSNGTFTIAPWPFETTSFTLSLESRLLGTLKFESCDHFKKELAGAPVVEQVWRLQK; translated from the coding sequence ATGATCGCCAATTATACAGAACAGGGCTGGGAGATTATAACGCAGCGGGCGCATGGGGTGCTTGCGGCGCAAATTGCTATGCAATGGCGAAAAAACGACCGCCCCAACCGCTGGACGGAAACGCTTATAGCTATTGCCGATCATGATGACGCGCAAACCGAACTGGAGGCCGATGACCTGCTGACCCCTCAAGGCGGCCCGGTAGATTTTAGCATGAAAAAGTTTAAGCAGGAACATTGCATGCGATTGCATGACTTTTCGATATCAAAAAGCAGGTATATCGCCTTGCTCACTTCTATGCACATGGTTTTTCTGCACAAAAGCGAAGCCCTCTCAAACCCGCAGGTAAGGCGTTTCCTGGCGGGGCAGAAGCAGTTACAAAAGCAATGGATGAAGGAGCTAGGCATTACTCAAAAGGAAGCCGGCGAGGCATATGGTTTGTTGGAGTGGTGCGATGCTTTGTCGTTGCTGCTTGCCCAGCACCATGTGCCACCCGAAAACCGTGTGGTTGAAGTGAGCCGGGGGCCGGACAATAAACAATACAAGCTATCGCGTAACAGCAACGGCACCTTTACCATAGCGCCGTGGCCATTTGAAACAACAAGTTTTACTTTGAGTTTAGAAAGCCGGCTGCTCGGCACGCTGAAGTTTGAAAGCTGCGATCACTTTAAAAAGGAATTGGCCGGGGCTCCCGTCGTCGAGCAGGTTTGGCGGTTACAAAAGTAG
- a CDS encoding flavin reductase family protein → MLTLDIKNLSPLQIQAYLNHAVAPRPICLASTVDAEGNVNLSPFSFFNVFSVNPPVCVFSPSRRVRDNTTKHTLENLMQVPECVINIVNYDMVQQVSLASVEYPAGVNEFVKSGLTELPSVMVKPPRVAESPVQLECVIRDIIRLADTPGAGNLVIAEIKFIHISEGILNENGIIDQEKIDLVARLGADWYCRVTADNLFKVAKPVTTIGIGVDAIPRAIRNSKVLTGNNLGQLGNVEVLPTDKEIEAYTQSDELKDLFDATIGDSQTRELQLHLKAKHLLDEGRVNEAWMVLLAD, encoded by the coding sequence ATGCTAACACTCGATATAAAAAATCTTTCGCCATTACAGATCCAGGCTTACCTTAACCACGCGGTAGCACCCAGGCCTATCTGCCTCGCCTCAACCGTTGATGCGGAAGGTAATGTAAACCTTAGTCCGTTTAGTTTTTTTAACGTGTTTAGTGTTAACCCGCCCGTTTGTGTATTCTCGCCATCGCGCAGGGTGAGGGATAATACTACCAAGCACACCCTCGAAAACTTAATGCAGGTGCCCGAGTGTGTGATCAATATTGTTAACTATGATATGGTGCAGCAGGTATCGCTCGCCAGTGTAGAATATCCGGCAGGAGTAAACGAGTTTGTTAAATCGGGCTTAACCGAGCTGCCATCGGTGATGGTTAAGCCGCCCCGCGTGGCCGAATCGCCGGTACAATTGGAGTGTGTAATAAGGGATATTATCAGGCTTGCCGATACCCCCGGCGCGGGCAACCTGGTAATAGCCGAGATAAAATTCATCCACATTAGCGAGGGTATCTTAAACGAAAATGGCATTATAGACCAGGAAAAGATTGACTTGGTAGCCCGCCTTGGCGCCGACTGGTACTGCCGCGTTACTGCCGATAACCTGTTTAAGGTGGCCAAGCCCGTAACCACTATTGGTATAGGGGTTGATGCCATACCGCGGGCTATCCGCAACTCAAAAGTGCTAACCGGTAACAACCTGGGGCAATTGGGTAATGTAGAGGTATTGCCCACAGATAAAGAAATAGAGGCGTACACGCAAAGCGATGAACTGAAGGACCTGTTCGATGCCACCATTGGCGACAGCCAAACCCGCGAATTACAACTGCATTTAAAAGCCAAACACCTGTTGGATGAAGGCAGGGTGAATGAGGCATGGATGGTGCTGCTGGCAGATTAA